From one bacterium genomic stretch:
- a CDS encoding glycosyltransferase, with the protein MSFFNAYKFLKKKKLNPSHKVYLSISSEGYGHSSRAMAIARQFPGNEILVGTYSYALERFKYAGYPCIELPQELKLVGEQGEFDVKKTIIKNHTWAYTFNSIVKKEIEIIRDSRASCVVADGRLAPVMAADKLGLPCVVITNQSAFYPFFEQDTALVRVFGRSFDWVMKTWLSSSEEIMIPDFPPPYTVCLPNLSHNFKVKKRTRFVGPLVSFEDNEIIPIDKPNDKYVVVTLGGHEYRRPLLDYVIEAAKIMPDVHFDVFTSFEVEDVPDNLKIKAMVPNIAPYLKASDVVITQAGHSTAMELLTLGKASVIVPDAKQTEQENNASRMSEMEVAITLSYEELLPEKLAEAVKTIIYDPKYKRNAEKFKEMAKKIQGSKKAAEVLREYSSRLQYY; encoded by the coding sequence GTGTCATTCTTTAATGCATATAAATTTTTAAAGAAAAAAAAATTAAATCCTTCTCATAAAGTTTATCTTTCGATAAGCAGCGAAGGTTATGGGCATTCAAGCAGAGCTATGGCTATTGCACGCCAATTCCCCGGAAACGAAATATTGGTTGGAACTTACAGTTATGCTTTAGAAAGATTTAAATATGCCGGTTATCCTTGCATTGAGTTGCCTCAGGAGTTGAAGCTCGTTGGTGAACAAGGAGAATTTGACGTTAAAAAAACCATAATAAAAAATCATACTTGGGCTTATACGTTCAACAGTATTGTAAAAAAAGAAATAGAGATAATAAGAGACAGTAGGGCTTCGTGTGTTGTTGCAGACGGAAGGCTTGCGCCTGTTATGGCGGCAGACAAATTAGGACTTCCTTGTGTCGTTATAACCAACCAGAGCGCTTTTTATCCGTTTTTCGAGCAGGATACTGCTTTAGTAAGGGTATTCGGGAGATCTTTTGACTGGGTTATGAAAACCTGGCTCAGTTCTTCTGAAGAAATTATGATTCCTGATTTTCCTCCGCCTTATACGGTTTGTTTGCCAAATTTAAGCCATAATTTCAAGGTTAAGAAGCGGACAAGATTTGTCGGTCCCCTTGTTTCCTTTGAAGATAATGAAATTATACCTATAGACAAGCCAAATGATAAATATGTGGTTGTTACTCTAGGGGGACACGAGTATAGAAGACCTCTTCTTGACTATGTTATTGAGGCGGCTAAAATTATGCCAGATGTCCATTTTGATGTGTTTACAAGTTTTGAAGTTGAGGACGTTCCCGATAATTTGAAAATAAAAGCAATGGTTCCGAACATAGCGCCCTATTTAAAAGCTTCTGATGTGGTTATAACTCAGGCAGGACACAGTACAGCAATGGAACTTTTGACGCTTGGCAAGGCTTCGGTCATTGTTCCGGATGCAAAACAAACTGAACAGGAAAATAATGCATCGCGAATGAGCGAAATGGAAGTAGCTATAACTCTAAGCTATGAAGAACTTTTGCCTGAAAAACTTGCTGAAGCGGTAAAAACAATAATTTATGATCCAAAATATAAGCGAAATGCCGAAAAATTCAAGGAAATGGCGAAAAAAATTCAGGGAAGCAAAAAAGCGGCAGAAGTTTTAAGAGAATACTCCTCAAGATTGCAATATTATTAG
- a CDS encoding MFS transporter, with protein MLTKDQEVKETVKEEINENNHIKPDGYRSVLKNKNFLALWIAQIFSQLADRVIFVVFVAVIASKFISTSTTPQSLLYVAFTIPAVLLTAVAGVFIDKWNKKHILIVTNIARAFLIALLPLFSKSLFGIYALAFVVSAITQFFVPAEASTIPTTVKKSQLLSANSLFTATMMGSIIFGFVLGDPLINIFGLKEVYIAISSLFVLSTISLLFLKYKPTEAEKNQHKTFKEFTDELKEGFAYIKSNPIVLNAMLKLSALFSIIVMLCILSISISQQILYPNQLALGAQKFVYIVAFSGLGMVIGSLIVGKFFKKQKKLLTTFTGFTIIGVSLVFLTALKLIPQGLHVIIPEGHIAGIYFEAVKFTLRMVYCYVFAALLGFGCAMSAIPVQTILHTQVPESMRGKVFGVQFTLLSTSSTLPIIIAAYAADLIGVVKILFLVGIPVALFGVWGILKNREKTE; from the coding sequence ATGTTGACAAAAGATCAAGAAGTAAAAGAAACTGTGAAAGAAGAAATAAACGAAAATAACCATATAAAACCTGATGGGTACAGGTCTGTACTTAAAAATAAAAATTTTCTGGCGTTATGGATAGCACAGATTTTTTCTCAACTTGCGGACAGGGTAATTTTTGTGGTTTTTGTTGCTGTGATAGCAAGCAAATTTATTTCTACATCAACTACCCCTCAAAGTTTATTGTATGTCGCATTTACAATCCCTGCAGTGTTATTAACTGCGGTTGCCGGAGTTTTTATAGACAAATGGAACAAAAAGCATATTCTTATTGTTACAAACATCGCAAGAGCTTTTTTAATAGCATTATTGCCTTTGTTTAGCAAATCATTGTTTGGGATTTACGCTCTTGCTTTTGTTGTTTCTGCCATAACACAATTTTTTGTACCTGCAGAAGCTAGTACAATCCCGACAACAGTAAAAAAGAGCCAGCTTTTATCTGCAAATTCACTCTTTACAGCTACAATGATGGGATCAATTATTTTCGGATTCGTTCTTGGAGACCCTTTAATCAATATTTTTGGACTTAAAGAAGTTTATATAGCTATTTCATCACTTTTTGTGCTTTCTACAATATCTCTTTTGTTTTTGAAATATAAACCTACAGAAGCCGAAAAAAACCAGCACAAGACCTTTAAAGAGTTTACGGATGAACTTAAAGAAGGCTTTGCTTATATAAAAAGCAATCCAATTGTTTTAAACGCCATGTTAAAGCTTTCTGCATTGTTTTCTATAATAGTAATGCTCTGTATTCTTTCGATAAGCATTAGTCAGCAAATTCTTTATCCTAACCAACTCGCACTCGGAGCTCAAAAGTTTGTTTATATAGTTGCCTTCAGCGGATTGGGGATGGTTATTGGTTCATTAATAGTAGGTAAATTCTTTAAAAAACAAAAAAAACTTCTCACGACTTTTACGGGTTTTACTATTATAGGAGTGAGTCTGGTATTTTTAACAGCTTTAAAACTTATTCCTCAGGGTTTACATGTAATTATTCCGGAAGGACACATTGCAGGAATTTATTTTGAGGCAGTTAAATTTACTTTAAGAATGGTATATTGTTATGTTTTCGCAGCTTTATTAGGATTTGGATGTGCGATGTCAGCCATTCCTGTTCAAACAATTTTGCATACACAAGTGCCTGAATCTATGCGAGGAAAAGTTTTTGGGGTCCAGTTTACATTACTTAGTACTTCTTCAACTTTACCGATTATAATAGCAGCTTATGCTGCGGATTTAATTGGAGTTGTTAAAATTTTATTTTTGGTTGGAATTCCTGTTGCGCTATTTGGTGTTTGGGGTATTTTAAAAAATAGAGAGAAAACTGAGTAA
- the recO gene encoding DNA repair protein RecO: protein MANYKTQAINLKSYTLGESDKIMVMYSREHGLIRCVAKGVKKSSSTLGGRMQLLIANNLLLAKGRNLDIVCQAEVVESFSSLRNDMTKLIYSFYCAELITNFGLESDANCKNIYDISFEALKNISIFSSLEEILWTVIRFKLRLMEAIGYAAEINQCVKCNESEHNFGGYHFISPEAGGVVCSDCNANTPKTLQIDKRHLNVFRDAQIYDFPEDKECFDRTLLYSCFNIMKEYVSVRSDKKLKTPEMIEALC, encoded by the coding sequence ATGGCAAATTATAAAACTCAGGCTATAAATTTAAAATCATATACTCTTGGCGAATCAGATAAAATTATGGTCATGTACTCGAGGGAACATGGATTAATCAGATGCGTGGCAAAAGGTGTTAAAAAATCTTCAAGCACTCTTGGCGGCAGAATGCAGCTTCTTATCGCGAATAATTTGCTTCTTGCAAAGGGAAGAAATCTGGATATAGTTTGTCAGGCAGAAGTTGTAGAAAGCTTTTCGAGTCTTCGCAATGACATGACGAAACTTATTTATTCTTTTTATTGCGCTGAACTTATAACAAATTTTGGGCTTGAAAGCGATGCTAATTGCAAAAATATTTATGATATTTCATTTGAAGCATTAAAAAATATTTCAATTTTTTCATCTCTAGAAGAAATTTTATGGACAGTTATTAGATTTAAACTCAGGCTCATGGAAGCAATCGGTTATGCAGCAGAAATTAATCAATGCGTAAAATGTAATGAATCAGAGCATAATTTTGGCGGTTATCATTTTATCAGCCCTGAAGCAGGTGGAGTTGTTTGCAGCGATTGCAATGCAAATACCCCTAAAACTTTGCAAATAGACAAGAGACATCTTAATGTGTTTAGAGATGCACAAATATATGATTTCCCCGAAGACAAGGAATGTTTTGACAGAACACTGCTCTATTCGTGTTTTAATATAATGAAGGAATATGTTTCTGTAAGGTCGGATAAGAAACTTAAAACACCGGAAATGATTGAAGCGTTATGTTGA
- a CDS encoding DHH family phosphoesterase — MNITNSNKITIGFNANKIPYNTARPIEERINKASVVDIYCHKSPDDDTLSSAQPLARWLKSKNKIARVIADGDLKGSYISEDITVTSPKMLGTKGDLAIIVDFNDLSRASTETAKLLEQYKPENIVGFDHHTTNENPVKSSPNAPIYIDTTAKSCSSIIFRFFESLKIKLDNESLLNLFCGMSDDFKKSGLVDISSTKINKTPKMLEHPTSKEVFEQIENALPEGDRNKIIKNFNILENLNIKEKAFQNKLFTEKIQFSPSKKLAYIIIEPQDKEWIDLGQDNKVTSRILGDFRRRILANNPDDSLISPQIKNKLNNVQAVITFYRGSKQLNPADDVYQMSILSKDDSAMKISTKALMLGNKEFDAGGHPNRCGGRISSIDEHKCTHFVKCFIDAAEEIL; from the coding sequence ATGAATATCACTAACAGTAATAAAATAACCATTGGTTTTAACGCAAATAAAATACCATATAACACAGCAAGACCGATAGAAGAAAGAATTAATAAAGCATCTGTTGTAGATATATACTGCCATAAATCTCCTGATGATGATACTTTAAGCTCAGCACAACCACTTGCAAGATGGCTCAAATCAAAAAATAAAATTGCACGTGTCATAGCGGATGGTGATTTAAAAGGAAGCTATATAAGTGAGGATATTACTGTAACTTCACCAAAAATGCTGGGAACCAAAGGAGATCTTGCTATTATTGTTGATTTTAACGATTTATCAAGAGCCTCAACTGAAACAGCAAAATTACTGGAACAATATAAGCCCGAAAACATCGTCGGATTTGACCATCATACAACTAATGAAAATCCGGTAAAATCTTCCCCTAATGCGCCTATTTATATTGATACAACGGCAAAATCCTGTTCAAGTATAATTTTTAGATTTTTTGAAAGTTTAAAAATAAAGCTTGATAACGAAAGTTTGTTAAATCTGTTTTGTGGAATGTCCGATGATTTCAAAAAATCGGGATTGGTTGATATTTCTTCGACAAAAATAAATAAAACGCCTAAAATGCTCGAACATCCGACATCTAAAGAAGTCTTTGAGCAGATAGAAAACGCTCTGCCGGAAGGAGACAGGAATAAAATTATAAAGAACTTTAATATTCTTGAGAATTTAAACATTAAAGAAAAAGCTTTTCAAAACAAACTTTTTACTGAAAAAATTCAGTTCAGCCCGAGTAAAAAACTGGCATACATAATTATAGAACCGCAAGACAAAGAATGGATAGATTTAGGACAGGATAATAAAGTAACCAGCCGCATTCTGGGTGATTTTAGACGGCGAATACTGGCAAATAATCCTGATGACAGCTTAATCTCTCCACAAATTAAAAATAAGCTAAATAATGTTCAGGCAGTAATCACGTTTTACAGAGGCTCAAAACAGTTGAACCCTGCCGATGATGTTTACCAGATGAGCATTCTTTCAAAAGACGATTCAGCAATGAAAATATCAACTAAAGCTCTAATGTTGGGAAACAAAGAATTTGATGCCGGCGGACACCCTAACCGCTGCGGAGGAAGGATATCTTCAATCGATGAACACAAATGCACTCATTTTGTAAAATGCTTTATTGATGCAGCTGAAGAAATTCTTTAA
- a CDS encoding UbiX family flavin prenyltransferase, protein MDKKEPITLAITAASGIIFGIRTLEFLLRNDYKVELIISSKAYYIFEQELGIEISHDKNIIKGQILDYLDIDPNIETLKVWLDDEIWASPASGSYKSTGMIIAPASMASIASIASGLSENLISRTADVSIKEERTLVISPRETPFSAIHLENMLKLSKLRVKIVPPIIGFYGKIKTLEDGIDFVVGKTLDAAGIPNDLYERWS, encoded by the coding sequence ATGGACAAAAAAGAACCAATAACACTTGCAATAACTGCTGCAAGCGGAATAATTTTCGGTATTCGAACCCTTGAGTTCCTTCTAAGAAATGATTACAAGGTCGAACTTATAATATCTTCAAAAGCTTATTATATATTCGAACAGGAACTCGGGATCGAAATTTCGCATGATAAAAATATTATTAAGGGGCAAATCCTCGATTATTTGGATATTGATCCGAATATAGAAACTTTAAAAGTCTGGCTCGATGATGAAATATGGGCAAGTCCTGCCAGCGGGTCTTATAAATCAACGGGGATGATAATTGCACCTGCAAGCATGGCCTCTATTGCCTCTATTGCTTCAGGATTATCCGAAAATCTTATTTCACGCACAGCGGATGTTTCAATTAAAGAAGAAAGAACTCTGGTTATCTCTCCGAGAGAAACCCCTTTTAGCGCAATTCATCTTGAAAATATGCTGAAATTATCAAAATTAAGAGTAAAAATTGTTCCGCCTATCATTGGTTTTTACGGAAAAATCAAAACACTGGAGGATGGAATAGATTTTGTTGTCGGCAAAACATTGGACGCTGCCGGCATCCCCAACGATTTATATGAAAGATGGAGTTAG